From a region of the Odocoileus virginianus isolate 20LAN1187 ecotype Illinois chromosome 1, Ovbor_1.2, whole genome shotgun sequence genome:
- the LOC110122523 gene encoding olfactory receptor-like protein OLF3, translating to MGADNQTWVREFVLLGLSSDWDTQVALFALFSVAYLLALLGNVLIVLLIRLDGRLHTPMYFFLSNLCLVDVSYATSIVPQMLAHFLAEHKGIPYVSCAAQLFFSLGLGGTEFVLLAVMAYDRYVAVCDPLRYPVIMHGGLCARLAVTSWLSGSVNSLVQTTITFQLPMCTNKYIDHISCEILAVIRLACVDTSSNEVAIVVSSIVLLMTPFCLVLLSYIRIISTILKIQSTEGRKKAFHTCASHLTVVVLCYGMTIFTYIQPNSGPSVLQEKLISVFYAILMPVLNPMIYSLRNKEVKGAWQKLLGQLSGLMSKLAT from the coding sequence ATGGGAGCAGATAACCAGACTTGGGTGAGAGAATTCGTTCTCCTCGGCCTGTCCAGTGACTGGGACACTCAGGTGGCCCTCTTCGCCCTGTTCTCAGTCGCTTACCTGCTGGCCCTGCTGGGGAACGTCCTCATTGTCCTTCTGATCAGACTGGACGGCCGACTCCACActcccatgtatttcttcctcagCAACCTCTGCCTCGTGGATGTCTCCTACGCCACGAGCATCGTTCCTCAGATGCTGGCGCACTTCCTTGCGGAACATAAAGGGATCCCCTACGTGAGCTGTGCGGCTCAGTTATTCTTCTCCCTGGGCCTGGGGGGGACTGAGTTCGTCCTCCTGGccgtgatggcctatgaccgctatgtggctgTGTGCGACCCCCTGAGATACCCGGTCATCATGCATGGAGGGCTCTGTGCTAGGCTGGCCGTCACATCCTGGCTCAGTGGCTCTGTCAACTCGCTCGTGCAGACCACCATCACCTTTCAGTTGCCCATGTGCACGAACAAGTATATTGATCACATATCTTGTGAAATCCTAGCTGTGATCCGGCTGGCCTGTGTGGACACCTCCTCCAATGAGGTGGCCATCGTGGTTTCTAGTATTGTGTTGCTGATGACACCTTTCTGCCTGGTTCTCTTGTCCTACATCAGGATCATCTCCACCATCCTAAAGATCCAGTCCacagaggggagaaagaaagccttccacaCCTGCGCCTCTCACCTCACAGTGGTTGTCTTGTGCTATGGCATGACCATTTTCACTTACATCCAGCCCAATTCCGGCCCTTCTGTGCTTCAGGAGAAGCTGATCTCTGTCTTCTATGCCATTTTGATGCCTGTACTGAACCCCATGATTTACAGTCTAAGGAATAAGGAGGTGAAGGGGGCCTGGCAGAAGCTTCTAGGACAATTATCTGGATTAATGTCAAAATTGGCAACTTGA